From Anopheles darlingi chromosome 2, idAnoDarlMG_H_01, whole genome shotgun sequence, the proteins below share one genomic window:
- the LOC125951911 gene encoding uncharacterized protein LOC125951911, producing MDTLLHYYHQNLVRELTFLGYGGELPTLTELHSDVITHHMYGFIISFSILPVCLLEKTDDASMDLMMDQGDAGIQFKLKLYNNPAFVKRMEQIMDYFYNMGAFDILQLGTQTPLDVECEGSVQLPLWLSKDFITDIVASKFGGTIGKNRIIRSIYAKAATEKSNNRSPALYAVKVNLLRQDIGTEEILSLIVKAPPKGHLAAYERNRDCYVREQQVYEMLLPAFEQLYRDEGEPVALGARYYKPAVVLPVAIVVQEDLSTSGYRKVFNRQDGLDKKHTELALAQLAKFHAASAVYRANGGQLPKELTEGCCVMELAQATDERFSPAVTALLNEMQDWDFAADYIEELKMAIGRVCNFLLDTSTIDAKTFTVLNHGKASLNDMLFMYEGSEVKHVAFVDYQHAAWGSPAFDLVQLLFSSVHLDLKLSQQAYFLRFYHERLVRNLRLLRYPKPLPTLQRLHIDFNERLFAAVKTVLIDLPSLLAEPVLEVTSATTAVEAKEQADPQDGKPEPICNNRYKEHMTQLLPYLRNRGLLNHE from the coding sequence ATGGATACGCTGCTACATTACTATCACCAGAACTTAGTTCGCGAACTCACCTTCTTGGGCTACGGTGGCGAATTGCCCACACTGACTGAATTGCATTCGGATGTGATAACCCATCATATGTATGGCTTTATCATATCCTTTTCGATTCTGCCGGTTTGTTTGCTGGAGAAAACAGATGACGCCTCGATGGATCTCATGATGGATCAAGGGGATGCTGGAATCCAGTTCAAACTGAAACTGTACAACAATCCGGCGTTCGTGAAACGAATGGAGCAGATCATGGATTACTTCTACAATATGGGGGCCTTCGACATACTGCAGCTCGGTACGCAGACACCGCTGGACGTTGAATGTGAGGGATCTGTGCAGCTGCCCCTATGGCTAAGCAAAGACTTCATCACTGATATCGTTGCCAGCAAATTTGGAGGGACCATTGGCAAAAATCGCATCATACGAAGCATCTATGCCAAGGCAGCAACTGAGAAGAGCAACAATAGGTCACCGGCCCTGTATGCTGTGAAAGTAAACCTGCTTCGGCAGGATATTGGAACCGAGGAGATCCTTTCACTCATTGTTAAGGCACCGCCAAAGGGACATCTTGCTGCATACGAACGAAATCGCGATTGTTACGTACGGGAACAGCAGGTTTATGAAATGCTGTTACCTGCCTTTGAGCAATTGTATCGCGATGAAGGAGAACCCGTTGCTCTCGGTGCGCGATACTACAAACCCGCTGTTGTGCTGCCCGTGGCCATCGTTGTCCAAGAAGATCTCTCAACGAGCGGCTACAGAAAGGTGTTCAATCGTCAGGATGGACTAGATAAGAAGCATACTGAGTTAGCGCTTGCTCAGTTGGCAAAATTCCATGCGGCCTCCGCCGTATACCGTGCCAATGGTGGGCAACTGCCGAAAGAGCTAACGGAAGGATGCTGCGTGATGGAGCTGGCACAAGCGACCGATGAACGGTTCTCGCCTGCTGTTACGGCCTTGTTGAACGAAATGCAAGACTGGGACTTTGCAGCAGATTACATTGAAGAGCTGAAGATGGCAATCGGGCGTGTCTGTAATTTTCTTCTAGATACCTCGACTATTGACGCCAAAACGTTTACTGTGCTCAATCACGGAAAAGCATCCCTGAATGATATGTTGTTCATGTATGAAGGTTCCGAGGTAAAACatgttgcttttgttgattATCAGCATGCCGCTTGGGGATCACCGGCATTCGATCTAGTTCAACTGCTCTTCTCGTCCGTGCACCTTGACCTGAAACTGTCTCAGCAGGCGTACTTTTTGCGATTCTATCACGAGCGACTGGTGCGTAATCTACGGCTGCTTAGATATCCCAAACCGCTACCCACACTACAGCGTCTCCATATTGATTTTAACGAACGACTATTTGCCGCTGTTAAAACTGTTTTGATCGATTTACCAAGTTTGTTGGCTGAGCCAGTGCTTGAGGTGACCAGTGCCACGACAGCAGTTGAAGCAAAGGAGCAGGCTGATCCACAAGATGGAAAACCGGAACCTATCTGTAATAATCGTTATAAAGAACATATGACCCAACTTTTGCCATATTTGCGCAATCGCGGTCTGCTGAACCATGAATGA
- the LOC125948893 gene encoding uncharacterized protein LOC125948893 gives MESSGWQCVEYFQEILERELQLQDGIGFTVRRLQVGSATEKTAGYMSLMHRVSIDLEVGPMRQPRTLCYIVKEKSDTVFGGDLVDVLAVFPKERNVYETLLPTFEGLWSAQRVQFGPRMLKATESAQFTVIVMEDLTVRGYRMRDRCFNLPMADVKGVLSKMAKFHAASAVYRAEGGNISEHFMKGVISENTLDLLESYYELLFNSFLESMEKRHFPIKYLNPLTKLKGHLLSECCKLNAVDETEFNVFNHGDLWPNNIMFNESDLLFLDFQTVVYGSFAQDLLYFFVTTGAELICEAFDELVDFYYESLTSSMKTLGYSQLLPSYAELMSQLQRRGVLVLPPLSEALGISMAELSETLDMVQVTTDSLEGAALREKIYNNPAYVSLVDRLIPVLFEKGLFRGLDSMS, from the exons ATGGAGAGCTCCGGATGGCAATGTGTCGAGTACTTTCAAGAGATCCTGGAACGGGAGCTTCAGCTGCAAGATGGGATTGGTTTCACCGTACGACGGTTACAGGTCGGCAGTGCAACGGAAAAGACGGCCGGTTACATGTCGCTTATGCATCGtgtttcgatcgatctggAAGTCGGTCCAATGCGACAACCGCGCACGTTGTGCTACATTGTGAAGGAGAAATCGGACACGGTATTCGGTGGTGATCTCGTCGATGTACTGGCTGTATTTCCAAAAGAGCGTAATGTGTACGAAACACTTTTGCCCACATTCGAAGGGCTTTGGAGTGCCCAACGAGTGCAGTTTGGTCCAAGGATGCTGAAGGCAACCGAGAGCGCACAGTTTACGGTGATTGTAATGGAGGATCTGACTGTCCGTGGGTATCGTATGCGTGATCGATGCTTCAATTTGCCCATGGCCGACGTGAAGGGTGTCCTCTCGAAGATGGCCAAATTTCATGCAGCCTCCGCGGTGTATCGGGCAGAGGGAGGTAACATTTCAGAGCATTTCATGAAGGGAGTCATTTCGGAAAATACGCTGGATCTATTGGAATCCTACTACGAATTGTTGTTCAATTCGTTCTTGGAAAGTATGGAGAAACGCCATTTTCCTATCAAATATTTGAATCCTCTG ACCAAACTAAAGGGTCACCTGTTGAGCGAATGCTGTAAGCTGAACGCGGTGGATGAAACCGAATTTAACGTTTTCAACCATGGCGATCTGTGGCCCAATAACATCATGTTCAATGAGAGTGATCTTCTGTTC CTGGATTTTCAAACCGTCGTATATGGATCGTTTGCACAGGATTTGTTGTACTTCTTCGTAACGACTGGAGCAGAATTGATCTGTGAAGCCTTTGATGAGCTGGTCGACTTCTATTACGAATCATTAACAAGTAGCATGAAAACCCTCGGTTACAGCCAGTTGCTTCCATCGTATGCGGAGCTGATGAGCCAGTTGCAGCGACGTGGCGTTCTTGTACTGCCACCGTTATCCGAAGCGCTCGGCATCAGTATGGCCGAGCTCTCCGAGACGTTGGACATGGTGCAAGTAACAACCGATAGTTTGGAAGGTGCCGCATTGCGAGAGAAGATTTACAACAATCCAGCTTACGTCTCGTTGGTTGATCGATTGATACCAGTTCTCTTTGAGAAAGGACTTTTTCGCGGCCTAGACAGCATGAGTTAA
- the LOC125951913 gene encoding uncharacterized protein LOC125951913 — translation MTDPSAWLTREFLENTLTGTAETDFARLLSYNVTLATKKGDNYASVMYRVTVQYETSTKERTQRNIILKVMPSGEIQQKVMEENSIYQREIVIYRDILPRIYTLLRSIGDETLISPICLATVTTPKQMLIFEDAREQRFQLIDRRLGLDLEHAQLVAVKLAKLHACSRVIYESEPELFELTLEGCISDDPNKQTYLPYYRRCVQQVVRLVREWNTAEDWGIILEKLVQLEQKIIPYGCDVYRRAEESFNVLNHNDIWINNMLFRYGTKGQLEDARMLDYQLSFFGSPGVDLNFFLYGSLKPEVRSKHIPLLVKAYHATLRQTLERLSYRGRIPTLPDIHVEVIRKGFHRVNATFQMLPIAMMENTEEAEMDLLLAEGEQGEAARRELFDNPRYITILREVLPELHLSANRYNSRITTYQATPSHEMSETIVSTIPNETADVPSWLTVVYVEKILRRAYGDPSIKVEQLQTGYAVPKGNNFASIIYRIRVTYHSKHENEITRTFIVKGMITEGVAGEKLRQYDVQRKEMDVYQYVIPELKRMMCAIGDRGMLYPCALAVDRKREVIFFKDLTPSGYTMADRTKGMDMVHMKQSLRLMAKLHAGSIKLHERDATIFDPYTTGMVTRQTDAFYPMFTLIFDALTDEVGQWGPEWQQYHRKLQNLRPNFVEYCLRVFDNDPNSDDLCVFVHGDLWVNNLLFKYDSTGTPVDAVLLDFQYCCYGTPMIDFCYLYYTSARDNIRQTCFDELLQFYHGELVDCALQLQCHRKLPTLYQFQQQSLCKLFYAVYSSFIALPVQMNEETENADFEALMGNDDRAKCFKQTIVSNVKYRSILRGLLPQFDRKGLLDELF, via the exons ATGACTGATCCATCGGCATGGTTAACTCGCGAGTTTCTGGAGAACACGCTGACAGGTACGGCGGAAACGGATTTCGCCCGTCTCCTTTCGTACAATGTAACGTTGGCCACTAAGAAGGGAGATAATTACGCGAGTGTAATGTACCGAGTAACGGTTCAGTATGAAACCTCTACCAAAGAGCGAACCCAAAGGAACATAATTCTGAAG GTAATGCCATCCGGAGAGATCCAACAAAAAGTGATGGAAGAGAACAGTATCTATCAACGAGAAATCGTCATCTATCGAGACATTCTTCCCAGGATCTACACGCTACTGCGCTCGATCGGTGATGAGACGCTCATCTCTCCGATCTGTTTGGCCACTGTCACCACTCCTAAGCAGATGCTGATATTTGAGGATGCACGGGAGCAACGCTTccagctgatcgatcgaaggtTGGGGCTCGATCTGGAGCACGCTCAGTTGGTCGCCGTGAAGCTAGCTAAGCTGCATGCATGCTCACGTGTAATCTACGAAAGCGAACCGGAGCTGTTCGAACTGACGCTCGAGGGTTGCATTTCTGATGATCCGAACAAGCAAACTTACCTCCCGTACTATCGCCGCTGTGTTCAGCAGGTCGTAAGACTAGTCCGAGAGTGGAACACGGCGGAAGACTGGGGGATAATACTGGAAAAATTGGTACAGCTAGAGCAAAAGATCATCCCGTATGGATGCGACGTGTATCGTCGAGCCGAGGAGTCTTTTAACGTGTTGAATCATAACGATATCTGGATCAACAATATGCTGTTCCGCTACGGTACCAAAGGTCAGCTCGAGGATGCCCGAATGCTGGACTATCAGCTTTCGTTCTTTGGTTCTCCGGGTGTGGATCTTAACTTCTTTCTGTACGGTTCCCTAAAGCCAGAAGTACGCTCGAAGCACATACCGCTGCTTGTGAAG GCTTATCATGCAACGCTTCGCCAAACACTGGAGCGCCTTAGCTATCGTGGGCGCATTCCTACCCTTCCGGACATTCACGTGGAAGTCATCCGCAAGGGATTCCATC GCGTCAACGCAACCTTTCAAATGCTGCCAATTGCCATGATGGAGAACACGGAAGAGGCCGAAATGGATCTGCTGTTGGCTGAGGGTGAACAAGGCGAAGCCGCCCGCCGAGAGCTGTTCGACAATCCACGTTACATCACCATCCTGAGGGAGGTGCTGCCCGAGCTGCATCTGAGCG CAAAT CGCTACAACTCTCGTATCACTACGTATCAAGCAACACCAAGCCACGAGATGTCAGAAACAATCGTCTCGACGATTCCCAACGAAACCGCTGATGTCCCCAGTTGGTTAACCGTGGTTTACGTGGAAAAGATCTTACGGCGTGCATATGGTGATCCCTCCATCAAGGTAGAGCAGCTACAAACGGGATATGCCGTCCCTAAAGGTAATAATTTTGCCAGTATCATCTACCGTATCCGAGTAACGTACCATTCGAAGCATGAG AATGAAATTACTCGAACGTTCATTGTGAAGGGTATGATTACTGAGGGAGTCGCAGGTGAAAAGCTCCGTCAGTATGATGTGCAGCGTAAGGAGATGGACGTGTATCAATACGTGATACCGGAGTTGAAACGTATGATGTGCGCCATCGGCGACCGTGGCATGCTGTACCCGTGCGCGCTAGCCGTCGATCGAAAGCGAGAGGTGATCTTCTTCAAGGATCTCACTCCCTCCGGCTACACTATGGCCGATCGGACCAAGGGCATGGATATGGTGCATATGAAGCAATCGCTAAGGTTAATGGCAAAGCTACACGCCGGTTCCATCAAGCTACACGAACGCGATGCAACCATCTTCGATCCGTATACGACGGGCATGGTTACGCGGCAGACGGATGCATTCTACCCGATGTTTACTCTGATCTTCGACGCACTGACCGATGAAGTTGGCCAGTGGGGACCGGAATGGCAGCAGTACCACCGGAAGCTACAAAACCTACGCCCAAACTTCGTAGAGTACTGTCTGCGAGTTTTCGATAACGACCCGAACAGTGATGATCTCTGCGTGTTCGTACATGGCGATCTGTGGGTCAACAATTTGCTATTCAAGTACGACTCCACCGGTACGCCTGTtgatgcggtgctgctggatttTCAGTACTGCTGCTACGGTACGCCAATGATTGACTTTTGCTACCTCTACTACACTTCGGCACGCGACAACATCCGCCAGACGTGCTTcgacgagctgctgcagttTTACCACGGGGAACTGGTCGATTGTGCCCTCCAGCTGCAGTGTCACCGCAAACTTCCGACACTCTATCAGTTTCAGCAGCAGTCACTGTGCAAATTATTCTACG CCGTTTACTCTTCCTTCATAGCGCTACCAGTCCAGATGAACGAGGAAACAGAGAACGCCGACTTCGAAGCGCTGATGGGTAATGATGATCGCGCGAAATGTTTCAAGCAAACCATCGTTTCGAATGTCAAGTATAGATCCATTCTACGTGGTCTGCTGCCTCAGTTCGATCGCAAAGGATTGCTGGATGAGCTCTTCTAG
- the LOC125948894 gene encoding uncharacterized protein LOC125948894, producing the protein MAFNQDELAAPGWLDDAFFLKVVREMHNDTSIELTNECVLRPGTKAGDHYASVMFRTTVAYRSKKDQLDRSINLIMKTKPEAEGLKKEFLEDNQLFKIEIDMYSKVLPEMARLLKEIGEEYKYPRFIYGALKPHTILILEDISNQGWVMDDFIKTFDEMKPIVKNIAMFHAASIMIESNDPHFANEFSFSVADKFMAFDGMITKGFGDLKHLSKIESEFAHFEKPLDGFQKSIRDYYVTLFNPPKTVQRVLIHGDFHSKNMLHQVNETGRHTDTILIDYQICNWTTPAIDLYYLLDMIPDQDVKDSHRDELIYLYYQQFSDLLKRLGFLGKIPTLLDLQLELLRCSGLELFHYAVFAPFRYLDANKLDIEALLKGEADNPALYNPTFKSMIHRELTRFLHQGVLTVS; encoded by the exons ATGGCATTCAATCAAGACGAACTCGCTGCTCCGGGGTGGTTGGACGATGCATTTTTTCTCAAAGTAGTGCGTGAAATGCACAATGATACATCGATTGAGCTAACCAACGAATGTGTGTTACGTCCCGGCACGAAAGCGGGTGATCATTACGCAAGTGTGATGTTCCGCACTACCGTCGCCTATCGTTCGAAGAAGGATCAATTGGATAGATCCATTAATTTGAtcatgaaaacgaaacccgaaGCGGAAGGATTGAAGAAGGAATTTCTCGAAGATAATCAACTGTTTAAGATCGAAATTGATATGTACAGTAAAGTGTTACCGGAAATGGCGAGGCTGTTGAAAGAGATCGGCGAGGAGTATAAGTACCCGAG GTTTATATACGGTGCATTAAAGCCACATACGATCTTAATATTAGAGGACATCAGCAACCAGGGCTGGGTGATGGATGATTTCATCAAAACGTTCGACGAAATGAAACCGATCGTGAAGAATATTGCAATGTTTCATGCCGCTTCAATCATGATAGAAAGCAAT GATCCGCACTTTGCGAATGAATTTAGTTTTTCAGTGGCTGACAAGTTTATGGCCTTCGATGGGATGATTACAAAAGGGTTCGGTGATTTGAAACACTTGAGCAAAATAGAGTCAGAATTTGCTCATTTCGAGAAACCGCTGGATGGCTTCCAAAAATCTATTCGCGATTATTATGTGACACTCTTTAACCCTCCGAAGACGGTTCAACGCGTACTGATTCACGGGGACTTTCACAGCAAGAACATGCTGCACCAAGTGAACGAGACTGGCCGACACACGGATACGATATTGATTGATTACCAGATCTGCAACTGGACTACACCAGCCATCGATCTGTACTATCTCCTCGATATGATACCGGATCAAGATGTAAAAGACAGTCACCGCGATGAGTTGATCTACTTATACTATCAACAGTTTAGTGATTTGTTGAAGCGATTGGGCTTTCTAGGCAAAATACCGACCCTTCTCGATTTGCAGCTCGAGCTACTCCGTTGCAGTGGTCTAG AACTGTTTCACTATGCGGTATTTGCTCCATTCCGCTACTTGGATGCCAACAAGCTGGACATTGAGGCACTGCTCAAAGGTGAGGCGGATAATCCCGCTTTGTACAATCCGACGTTTAAAAGCATGATCCACAGAGAGCTGACCCGATTTCTGCACCAGGGAGTCTTGACAGTCTCATGA
- the LOC125948892 gene encoding uncharacterized protein LOC125948892, with the protein MAVYNHDELVAPDWLNQNFFLQVVRELDNDPSIELTSQCVLRPGTKMGDHYASVMYRTTVTYRSKKDQAEKSINLIMKTKPEAEGMKKELLEDDQLFKIEIRMYQKVLPEMARLLKSIGEEYKYPRYIYGALKPQTIFILEDISNQGWVMDELIQTYDDMKPIVKAIAMFHAASVIIESNDLKFAEEYNISLADVMLGFKALINKGFDDLMYLTEKYPEFAHFANPLENFKRNLPSILTPLYKPSASIQNVLIHGDFRIKNMLHQIDENGRHKDTILIDYQACNWTTPAIDLFNLLDIVADQTVKDNHRNELILLYHQQYTDLLKRMGFTGKIPTLLELQLELLRCEGFEMFNYLIFTTFRYIGPGPLDMDAMLRGEINNPALDDPEFRKLMHKELTRFLHHGVLNED; encoded by the exons ATGGCGGTGTATAATCATGATGAGCTGGTGGCCCCGGATTGGCTGAATCAAAACTTTTTCCTTCAAGTCGTGCGAGAATTGGATAACGATCCTTCGATCGAGCTGACCAGCCAGTGTGTTTTGCGTCCCGGAACAAAAATGGGTGATCATTATGCAAGTGTGATGTACCGCACTACCGTCACCTATCGTTCGAAGAAGGATCAAGCGGAAAAATCTATCAATTTGAtcatgaaaacgaaacccgaaGCGGAAGGAATGAAAAAGGAGCTACTGGAAGATGATCAACTCTTCAAGATTGAGATTCGTATGTACCAGAAGGTGTTGCCGGAAATGGCGAGGCTGTTGAAGAGTATCGGAGAGGAGTACAAATACCCGAG GTACATCTATGGTGCTCTGAAACCACAAACGATTTTCATACTTGAAGATATTAGTAACCAGGGATGGGTGATGGATGAACTGATTCAAACGTATGATGATATGAAACCGATTGTTAAAGCAATTGCAATGTTTCACGCTGCCTCGGTGATCATCGAAAGTAAT GATCTGAAATTTGCTGAAGAGTATAATATTTCTTTGGCTGATGTAATGCTGGGATTCAAAGCATTGATCAACAAGGGGTTTGATGATTTGATGTATCTTACTGAAAAATACCCGGAGTTTGCGCATTTTGCAAATCCTCTGGAGAACTTTAAACGCAATCTTCCTAGCATTCTTACGCCGCTTTACAAACCATCTGCCTCGATTCAGAACGTTTTGATTCACGGTGATTTTCGAATCAAGAATATGCTTCACCAGATTGACGAGAATGGCCGACATAAGGATACAATCCTGATTGATTATCAGGCATGCAACTGGACAACGCCGGCTATCGATTTATTCAATCTTCTCGACATAGTGGCCGATCAAACTGTGAAGGACAATCATCGGAACGAATTAATATTGCTCTATCATCAACAGTACACCGATCTATTGAAACGGATGGGCTTCACAGGTAAAATACCAACACTTCTGGAGCTGCAGCTCGAGCTTCTGCGGTGTGAAGGATTTG AAATGTTCAACTACCTAATCTTTACCACATTTCGCTACATCGGGCCAGGTCCGTTAGATATGGATGCTATGTTGAGGGGTGAGATCAATAACCCTGCTTTGGACGATCCAGAGTTCAGGAAACTTATGCACAAAGAGTTGACTCGCTTCTTGCATCATGGAGTTTTGAATGAAGATTGA
- the LOC125948891 gene encoding uncharacterized protein LOC125948891: MAVYNHDELVAPDWLNQNFFLQVVRELDNDPSIELTSQCVLRPGTKMGDHYASVMYRTTVTYRSKKDQAEKSINLIMKTKPEAEGMKKELLEDDQLFKIEIRMYQKVLPEMARLLKSIGEEYKYPRYIYGALKPQTILILEDISKQGWVMDELIQTYDDMKPIVKAIAMFHAASVIIESNDPKFAEENNFSLAEVMLGFKALINKGFDDLMYLTEKYPEFAHFANPMENFKQNLPNFLIPLYKPSASIQNVLIHGDFQFKNMLHQIDENGRHKDTILIDYQACSWTTPAIDLFNLLDIVADQTVKDNHRNELILLYHQQYTDLLKRMGFTGKIPTLLELQLELLRCEGFEMLHYAIFTTFRYIGPGPLDLDAMLRGEINNPALDDPEFRKLMHKELTRFLHHGVLNED, translated from the exons ATGGCGGTGTATAATCATGATGAGCTGGTGGCCCCGGATTGGCTGAATCAAAACTTTTTCCTTCAAGTCGTGCGAGAATTGGATAACGATCCTTCGATCGAGCTGACCAGCCAGTGTGTTTTGCGTCCAGGAACAAAAATGGGTGATCATTATGCAAGTGTGATGTACCGCACTACCGTCACCTATCGTTCGAAGAAGGATCAAGCGGAAAAATCTATCAATTTGAtcatgaaaacgaaacccgaagcggaaggaatgaaaaaggaaCTGCTGGAAGATGATCAACTCTTCAAGATTGAGATTCGTATGTACCAGAAGGTGTTGCCGGAAATGGCGAGGCTGTTGAAGAGTATCGGAGAGGAGTACAAATACCCGAG GTACATCTATGGTGCACTGAAGCCCCAAACGATTCTCATACTTGAAGATATTAGTAAGCAGGGATGGGTGATGGATGAACTGATTCAAACGTATGATGATATGAAACCGATTGTTAAAGCAATTGCAATGTTTCACGCTGCCTCGGTGATCATCGAAAGTAAC GATCCGAAATTTGCCGAAGAGAACAATTTTTCCTTGGCTGAAGTAATGCTGGGATTTAAAGCATTGATCAACAAGGGGTTTGATGATTTGATGTATCTTACCGAGAAATACCCGGAGTTTGCGCATTTTGCAAATCCTATGGAGAACTTCAAGCAAAATCTTCCAAATTTTCTTATTCCCCTTTACAAACCATCTGCCTCGATTCAGAACGTTTTGATTCACGGTGATTTCCAGTTCAAAAATATGCTTCACCAGATTGACGAGAATGGCCGGCATAAGGATACAATCCTGATTGATTATCAGGCATGCAGCTGGACAACGCCGGCTATCGATTTATTCAATCTTCTCGACATAGTGGCCGATCAAACTGTGAAGGACAATCATCGGAACGAATTAATATTGCTCTATCATCAACAGTACACCGATCTATTGAAACGGATGGGCTTCACAGGTAAAATACCAACACTTCTGGAGCTGCAGCTCGAGCTTCTGCGGTGTGAAGGATTTG AAATGTTACATTACGCAATCTTTACCACATTTCGCTACATCGGGCCTGGGCCGTTGGACTTAGATGCTATGTTGAGGGGTGAGATCAATAACCCTGCTTTGGACGATCCAGAGTTCAGGAAACTTATGCACAAAGAGTTGACTCGCTTCTTGCATCATGGAGTTTTGAATGAAGATTGA
- the LOC125948896 gene encoding uncharacterized protein LOC125948896, with translation MEYNQDELVAPVWLNDAFFLKIIREFENDSAIQLKASCVLRPGTKAGDHFASVMYRTQVQYQMVSGVEKSIDLIMKIKPAMEGLKKELLDSDGDDFFGKEMRMYGSVLPQMAQLLATIGERYEYPRLVYSCKEPHIIIVLEDISAGGWTMKGLVKSYEELKPTIRNIAKFHAASVVIEQMHPSFKSSFKCTTLETFRTMQQMTDACFISFIHFVRDTLHLPDFVEPLQRFQQQLYDQLAVVYEPSPSCTSVLIHGDFHFKNLLHRQRGDRIVDTVFVDYQMCCWSSQVVDLLYLIYLIPEQTVKDTHRDEIVHYYHQTFSEVLVRLNCVERIPRLIDLQVELLRAGALELFHYIVFSAFRYIDMSTVDPEQFFLGRVKNPAFAMMEFQQTIRKELPRLKYQGII, from the exons ATGGAGTACAATCAAGATGAGCTTGTTGCGCCTGTTTGGCTGAATGATGCTTTTTTCCTGAAAATTATAAGAGAATTCGAGAATGATAGTGCCATTCAGCTCAAGGCTAGCTGTGTGCTTCGGCCTGGTACGAAAGCAGGAGATCATTTCGCTAGTGTCATGTACCGTACGCAGGTTCAATATCAGATGGTCAGTGGTgtggaaaaatcgatcgatcttatCATGAAGATTAAACCAGCAATGGAAGGATTGAAGAAAGAGCTGCTGGATAGCGACGGTGATGATTTCTTTGGTAAGGAAATGCGTATGTACGGAAGCGTTCTACCACAGATGGCTCAGCTGTTGGCGACCATTGGCGAAAGATACGAGTATCCAAG GCTAGTGTATTCTTGCAAGGAACCGCATATAATCATTGTACTGGAGGATATAAGTGCTGGTGGATGGACCATGAAGGGCTTGGTGAAATCCTATGAGGAGCTCAAACCAACGATCCGCAATATTGCCAAATTTCATGCCGCTTCTGTTGTTATCGAGCAGATG CACCCATCATTCAAATCGTCGTTTAAATGTACAACATTGGAGACGTTTCGTACGATGCAGCAAATGACGGATGCATGTTTTATTTCGTTCATTCACTTCGTGCGAGATACTTTGCATCTACCAGACTTTGTAGAACCGCTGCAGCGCTTCCAGCAACAGCTCTATGATCAACTAGCAGTAGTTTAcgagccatcgccatcatgcaCCAGCGTTCTCATTCATGgagattttcattttaaaaatctCCTTCACCGGCAGCGAGGCGACAGGATAGTGGACACCGTTTTCGTGGACTATCAGATGTGTTGCTGGTCGTCTCAGGTGGTAGATCTATTGTATCTTATCTATCTGATACCAGAACAAACAGTCAAAGATACTCATCGTGACGAGATTGTGCACTACTATCATCAAACATTCAGCGAAGTGCTAGTGCGGCTGAATTGCGTTGAACGAATCCCGCGATTGATCGACCTTCAAGTGGAGCTGTTGCGTGCCGGAGCGCTGG AACTGTTTCATTATATTGTGTTTTCCGCGTTTCGCTACATCGATATGTCCACTGTGGATCCAGAACAATTTTTCTTGGGTCGAGTGAAAAATCCAGCTTTTGCGATGATGGAATTCCAGCAAACTATTCGAAAAGAGCTACCGCGATTGAAATACCAGGGCATAATTTGA